The DNA sequence TGACGAAGCAGTAGAATTGGCAAAGGCAGACCATGAAAAATACGGAGACGAAATTGCCCTATCTTTGCTGGGATTGCCGTGTAAGGAATTTCGTGAAAAATATAAAACTAAGGATTTCTGTATCTGGATGTTTTCTATGGAAGACAAGAAATCTATTGTAGATGATGTATTTGAAAAATTCCATGAACGTTTTGGATTCTATCCGGAATCTACCGGTTCCTATTACATGGACGCAGATTTGACAAATTACATTAAGAAAAAATATCCTTCTGTGAAATGTGCGGTTGCAACCTGTTGGGAGGAAGGACCAAAGGCATATCATACTTGTAATAATTCTTGGTATACCTTGTTTGACGGAGGCCCATGGGCACCATGGATTCCATCCAAGCAGAATACGCATGCACCGGCAGCAGACGAAAGTGAAGATTCCGGAATTGTAGCAATTCCACATCTTTCTCGAGACCTTTTGGCATGCTATGACGGAAACGGTTCCAACTTCGGAACCCATCCACAGAACGTATTGCGTGGTATGATTTATGATTCCAAGACCTGGGAATATCCATATTTGTATAATCTGATTGACCAATATCGCTCATTAGAAAAATACAACAATGGTTATGCATACAACATGATGTTTGTAGGACCGGGCTGGATGAATAAGATGGGACGTTGGGAAGCTCCTTATGAATTATTAGAAAAATCTTATGCAGATGGTTGCGCTTACTATGGAAAACTGAAAAAAGAAGGCAAGCTTATTGATATGACTATGGCGGAATTTGCAGATTACTATCGTCAGAAGAAAACCTATAAGGAGCCGGAATGTGCGCTTTGGAGAGATATTTTGTATGGCTCTGATAAGCAGGTGTTCTGGTATACAGACCCATATATGAGAGCATGTGTAAATATGGATCAGGGGGGTGCAATCGTAGACCTTCGTCCTTATGCTGCAAAACTGGAGTGGCCGGTAGGAATCGGAACTCCGCATGTACAGGATGCTTCTTATCCATTCCTGATTCAGGAAAAATATCGTGCAGGATATTTTACTCACTATGCAGGAGAAGGAACAGTACGAAGTGCAAAGCTTACCCATAATGGAGAAGAAGTAGATTTGTGTTTATGCCGCACGAAAGCACATTTTTCTCAAGAAGGAAATACTCGTATCTTAACCCTTGATCCGGTAGATATTGAATTTGCTGATTTAACAGTAAAGCTTCAGACGAAGATTTTCTTTGAAGAGGGAGCATCTAACATCAAAATGGAAAGAACCATTCTTGAAATGAGTGACCCAACGGCAGAAGTAGAGTTGAACGAATACATGGTAGCATGTTATGGAACCACAGAATATCCGGAGGATATGACAGGAATTACTTTAGCATGTGAAGGTAGTGAAACAAAGATCATTTCCTACGAATATAAGTGCAGAGAAGAAAGTCTGGCGGGAGCAAAAGCAGTGAGTGCAGTTATCCCGGCTATCCAGACCAAAGTATCTCTTACTCCTTCCGCTGACGCAGAAGGATATATTAAGGAAGGTTATGCATTCTCTCCAATGTTCACATTGGGATATAAGAAAAAAGTTTCGGATAAGGAGGTATTTGCGACATGGCTCAATCTGGAAAAGGCAAATTAAATTACCGTTGTCCGTCCTGCTTTATGAGGGATTTGGACATTGATATGTTCTACGACAAAGAGAAAAAAGAATATTACTGTATCCGTTGTCAGTACAGTGGAACAGAAGAAGATGTTTTGGCAAAAAATGAAATGGTGCGATTTCGTTATCGTGATATGATGAAACGTTTTGATAAGTTTGATTTTGATTAATCAGTAGATGCTGGGGCTGTTTTTTTACAGCCCTTTTGCCGTTATAGAAAGGGAGAAAAGGCATGAATAAATTTATCAAAGGTGTAGATTTGTCTACCATGGCAGAGTTGGAACGGTTAGGAGCAAAGTATTATAATCACGGTGTAGAGGGAGATGTATTGGATATTCTTATGGAATACGGTATCAATGCAGTACGCTTGCGTGTTTGGCACAATCCTTATTCGGAAACAGGGGAACCATACGGAGCAGGAACCAATGATTTGGCTACTACGATTCAAATGGCAAAAAAAGTTCGGTCAAAAGGTTTGGATTTCTTACTGGATATCCATTATAGTGACTTCTGGACTGATCCGGGCAAGCAGATAAAGCCCAAGGCGTGGAAAGATTATTCAGTATCGGAATTAGAACAGGCAATGTATGATTATACCGTAGAGGTGATGGAAGCATTGGTAAAGGCAGATGCAGCACCAACTATGGTACAGGTGGGAAATGAGCTTTCGAATGGAATTCTCTGGCCGGAAGGAGAGGTTCCTAATTATGATAATCTGGCAAGGTTTGTCAGTGCCGGAATCCGTGGGGTAAAGGCAGTGATACCGGATATGCCAATTATGATTCATTTAGACAATGGTGGGAATAATGAACTATATCGCAGGTGGTTTGATAACTACTGTCAGCGGGGAGAAGACTTTGACGTGATAGGGCTTTCTTATTATCCCTTCTGGCACGGAAGTCTTGACAGCCTTAGCAATAATATGAAAGATATTGCAAAACGTTACAATAAAGAGTTGATAATCGCAGAGGTTTCCATGGGATATACAATGGAAGATTATGCTTCTTATGAGAAGTTAGGACCCGAGGAGCGAAAGGGTATGGCAACTAAACCATCTCTGGTAGAAAAAATAGAGTACCCTATGACAAAACAGGGGCAGAGTGACTTCATGCTGGATATTATGAAACGATTGAAGGAGATACCGGAAAATAAAGGATGTGGCTTTTATTATTGGGAACCGGCGTGGATTCCGGTGGCAGGTTCCGGCTGGGCAACAGAAGCCTCCTTAAAATATATGCAGGATAAAGGACCTTGTGGAAACGAATGGGCAAATCAGGCGTTGTTTGACTATGAGGGGAATGCGCTTCCGGCATTGGAAGTGATACGGGATTTTAAAGGATAAAAAAATATGTTACAATAATAAAAAAATTGTATATATTAAAAATAGGGAATAAAATTATAGTAACAGATAGGAGAGAAGGGAAATGAATGCAGTAATTGGAATTTTGATTCCATTTTTAGGAACTACGTTGGGAGCGGCTTGTGTGTTCTTTTTGAAAAATGAGATAAAGCCGTTAGTGCAGAAATCATTGCTTGGTTTTGCATCCGGTGTTATGGTAGCGGCATCTGTTTGGTCTTTACTGATACCGGCGATTGAGATGTCAGAGGATATGGGAAAACTTGCCTTTGTTCCGGCAGCAGTGGGATTTGCTCTTGGAATTGCTTTTTTGCTTGGAATGGACAGACTGATACCGCATTTACATATGAATGCGGATAAGCCGGAAGGACCGGAAACAAACCTAAAAAAAACAACCATGCTGGTACTAGCTGTTACTCTTCATAATATACCGGAAGGTATGGCGGTTGGTGTTGTGTTCGCAGGACTTTTAAGTGGAGAAAGTCAGATTACAATGGCAGGAGCATTTGCCTTGGCAATTGGAATTGCCATTCAGAACTTTCCGGAGGGAGCAATTATTTCTCTTCCGTTGAAAAGTGAAGGTGGAAGTAAGGGAAAATCATTTTTCTATGGTATGGCGTCCGGAATAGTGGAGCCTATTGGTGCAGGAATTACAATTTTACTGACGGGATTAGTGGTTCCGCTACTACCGTATCTTTTGTCCTTTGCAGCAGGAGCCATGATTTATGTGGTGGTAGAGGAATTGTTGCCGGAGGCATCAGAAGGAGAACATTCGAATATTGGTACCATAGGGTTTGCCTTGGGGTTTTTGGTTATGATGATATTGGATGTGGCACTAGGATAAGAATTCCGCTTGCGGAATTCTTTTTTTGGGGTAAAATTTGACACCGGATACCAAAACTGATAAGATAACGCGTGATGGGAAAATAATGAAAGGGGAGGGGATAACATGTCTAAAGAAATTAAAGTAAATCAAGAGGCAGTGGAATGCAATGCCGATGCCATTTCTGGCGCAACCCAGTATTTTGAAGTGGTTGCATTAACTCCATCTGATAATCGAACTACAATTACAGCAAATGCCAAGGGACAGGCTGCTTATGCAAAATCTCAGGAGATAAAGAAATCTTTTGGAGATGCTATGAAGCGGGAAGCATCTAATATTAGAAGCCTTGGTGTGACATTCCGGCAATATGATGAAATGTTGAGTGAACTCTGGGAAAACGGTTTTGGAAAAAAATGAATAGTGATAATGGGAGCAGAGAGATGGAAAAGGAAGCAGGAATTGAAGAATTACAAGAGAAAATAAAAGAATTAGAGGAAAATCAGGAAGAATTTGAATATAATGCAAAGCAGGTTTTGCAAGATGAAGAGGAAGAAGATATAGGGATTAGCCAGTCACATGCAATGCTTGAAAAAATAAGGGAAAAATGTTCCCCGGAAGATATTGCAATTCAGCAAATTATTGATGAAAAACAGGACATGTTAAGAGGTCTTCGAAAGAAAAAGATAGAATTTGATGACGAATTTCGTAGGGAAATCAAGAAGCAAAGACAGAAGAAAGAAATAGGTATCGAGGAACTATATCAACAGATATCTGATATGAAATATAAGGAAGATAAATAAGGAAAGGGGAGAACTTATATATGAATGAAAATTCGTACTTGAATCCGGTAGATATAAGAGCACAGTGCGATGCTGCTATAAATAGTTTGGAAAAAGATAATGAGGCAACGTATATCATAGAGAGAAACTTGAATTCTTTTATCGAGGATTCACAGGTGCAAAGTTATGCGTTCAAATCATTAAAACAACAAATGGAAGATTATAAGTCTGTATTGCCGGTTATGAGAATGGCAAATCAGGCAGATATAGAAGATTTTCGTTTTTTAAAACTGATGACAACAGGAACGGAATTAAATGGAAGTAATATTTTGGAACAAAAGAATATGGCAATAGAAGCAAAAAAATCTGATGAAGCAAATGCTGAAAAATATAGGAAAAAAGCGCAGAAAGCAACATCTGTTACGCTTCGGGTACAATATACTACAAAAGTAACTAGTTATATGGCAATGGCGGCATTAGATCAAAGATTATATGATGAGTGCCAGAAGAAAGAAGATACTTATGATGGAATTGAAAAATTTACATGTGGATTGTTCGAGGAAGGAGCGTCAATACGGGCGGCGGTAGAAAGTGCCTTGAGTGGAATACAGGGAGCATTTCAAAATGGAGTATATGTACCTGATATGCAAGCAGCGTGGAGAGGGGAGATATCCGGTTGTTATATTAATAGGGTAGTGTTAGCATCTAATTAGTACAAAATAAAATGAGATATTCCCTTGAAAATATTATATAATACCAAGAGGAGG is a window from the Roseburia sp. 499 genome containing:
- a CDS encoding ZIP family metal transporter yields the protein MNAVIGILIPFLGTTLGAACVFFLKNEIKPLVQKSLLGFASGVMVAASVWSLLIPAIEMSEDMGKLAFVPAAVGFALGIAFLLGMDRLIPHLHMNADKPEGPETNLKKTTMLVLAVTLHNIPEGMAVGVVFAGLLSGESQITMAGAFALAIGIAIQNFPEGAIISLPLKSEGGSKGKSFFYGMASGIVEPIGAGITILLTGLVVPLLPYLLSFAAGAMIYVVVEELLPEASEGEHSNIGTIGFALGFLVMMILDVALG
- a CDS encoding glycoside hydrolase family 53 protein, with the protein product MNKFIKGVDLSTMAELERLGAKYYNHGVEGDVLDILMEYGINAVRLRVWHNPYSETGEPYGAGTNDLATTIQMAKKVRSKGLDFLLDIHYSDFWTDPGKQIKPKAWKDYSVSELEQAMYDYTVEVMEALVKADAAPTMVQVGNELSNGILWPEGEVPNYDNLARFVSAGIRGVKAVIPDMPIMIHLDNGGNNELYRRWFDNYCQRGEDFDVIGLSYYPFWHGSLDSLSNNMKDIAKRYNKELIIAEVSMGYTMEDYASYEKLGPEERKGMATKPSLVEKIEYPMTKQGQSDFMLDIMKRLKEIPENKGCGFYYWEPAWIPVAGSGWATEASLKYMQDKGPCGNEWANQALFDYEGNALPALEVIRDFKG
- a CDS encoding TIGR04197 family type VII secretion effector, which produces MSKEIKVNQEAVECNADAISGATQYFEVVALTPSDNRTTITANAKGQAAYAKSQEIKKSFGDAMKREASNIRSLGVTFRQYDEMLSELWENGFGKK